A genomic region of Trifolium pratense cultivar HEN17-A07 linkage group LG3, ARS_RC_1.1, whole genome shotgun sequence contains the following coding sequences:
- the LOC123915284 gene encoding uncharacterized protein LOC123915284, giving the protein MQCLPFPKAVIRKINSICRTFFWTGSIEKSRKAPVAWKSVCQPKRNGGLNLIDLEGWNHISLLKLLWNLCGKSDSLWVKWIHAYYTKNQQIMEAAIPDNASWIMKAVMKQREYTLQNPVWTEMLNAQKFNMRKMYLANYDRSQSVPWRTLFYGNVARPRALVNLWIACNGRLATRDRLHKFGIIDTTCCCFCSADETQQHLMFDCNETRDIWRKVLEWIQIAHYPLGWCQEVEWIMKQTKGKGDRAKILKLAFTECVYEVWRYRNDISFGNAVQNNHTDEKIIDTIVYRGWTNRKLRTCLAKLMM; this is encoded by the coding sequence ATGCAGTGTTTGCCTTTCCCTAAAGCAGTGATACGTAAGATTAACTCCATATGTCGGACTTTCTTCTGGACGGGTAGTATAGAGAAAAGCCGTAAAGCCCCCGTTGCTTGGAAATCTGTGTGCCAACCTAAGCGTAATGGTGGTCTGAATCTCATTGACCTTGAGGGTTGGAATCATATTTCTTTGCTGAAACTGTTATGGAATCTTTGTGGCAAATCAGATAGCCTTTGGGTAAAATGGATCCATGCATATTATACTAAAAACCAGCAGATCATGGAGGCTGCTATACCAGATAATGCCTCCTGGATAATGAAGGCTGTTATGAAGCAACGCGAGTATACCCTTCAAAATCCGGTGTGGACAGAGATGTTGAATGCCCAGAAATTTAATATGAGAAAGATGTACTTGGCTAATTATGATAGATCTCAAAGTGTTCCGTGGAGAACTTTGTTCTACGGAAACGTGGCCCGTCCTAGAGCTCTTGTCAACCTCTGGATTGCTTGTAATGGGAGGTTGGCAACTCGTGACAGATTACACAAGTTTGGGATTATTGACACAACTTGTTGTTGCTTCTGCAGTGCTGATGAAACTCAGCAGCACCTTATGTTTGATTGTAATGAAACAAGAGATATTTGGAGGAAAGTCCTTGAATGGATTCAGATTGCTCATTATCCACTGGGCTGGTGTCAAGAAGTGGAGTGGATTATGAAACAGACTAAAGGTAAAGGAGATCGTGCAAAGATCCTAAAATTGGCCTTCACTGAATGTGTCTATGAGGTTTGGAGGTATCGAAATGATATTAGTTTTGGTAATGCTGTACAGAACAATCATACTGATGAGAAAATTATTGATACTATTGTCTATAGGGGTTGGACCAATAGAAAATTAAGGACATGCCTAGCTAAACTCATGATGTAA